The genomic window cctcCTCGTCTTCTCATTGCTTTTCAGGACTTTTACGGAGAAAAGCTTCTGCTAGTTTCGTCGCCTAACCCAAACgtatcttcctcttccactTCTTCATGTTGTGTACCCTATAAAGATCTGAGTAAAGTCGAAATAAATGGACGAAAGGTTTATAATGCGGTTTGGGGATTGACTTGCTTTGAAAGTAGATTAAAGGTTGGGATTTGTAACCCCAGCACGAGGGAGCTGCATATGTTTCcccaaatcaaattcaaaaattatcCAGACATTTTTCCATGCATCATGTACTTTCTTGGGTACGATCGTATTGAAGATCAATACAAAGTGCTCGCCATTGATAATTTACCTTGGAGATTGGAGTACAAAGTTGTGGTattgggagaagaagaagaagcttggaaAGAGGCTCCATGTGTTGCATGTCCTCATCTTGCTAATACAATGGGGCTTAATATGAATGGAAGCCTATACTACGGGCCTCGAGGAAGGACAAGGGTTCTCcaaatatatctataattGTGAGTTTTGATGTTAGGTCTGAAACGTACAAAAACTCCAATGTACCAAGCAAACTTCTACCAATGGACACTTCTGATAATTTTTGGACTGCTAATTGCAATTGTTTTATTGGGGATAAAACTCTGATCAACTACAACGGTAAAATTGGTGTGGTTGAGAAACCTCAACATGGTAGATTTCGAATGTGGGTTGTTGAAGATGCTGAGAAAGAGGAATGGTCTATGAACACTTTTTATTTGCCCCAATCTGCTTCTGGCCTTGACTTCAAGGTCATGAATACCTTTTATACCGGCGAGATCTGTCTAGTTACAGAAAAAATATCTGATCCGTTTTGTCTCTTCTATTACAATTTGAAGACAAATAGCATGAGAAGTGTCACGTATGAAGGACTACTACATATGGCCACGTTTAAGCAAGCGTTGCAATTCAGTGTATCATATCATTATGAGAGCTTGGTGTCCTTAGAAACTTGAAttgaattttagggtttttctttatatttattttgggaaGCACCAAGATTCAAGCATTTCCAGCTTAAAATCATGGTTTTGAGTATATTTAAGGAAGTTCCAAGATGGCATCATGCATGGTCGATTAGTGGGGGAAGTCCTTTTCAGCTTAAATTCATGGTTTGAGCAAAGATTTTGTATACTTTAAGAGAACTTTTAGCTGAAACAATAACAGATTGTAGATTTGTGAGTGAAAGccatttcttgaagaagaggttATTAAATTCAGACATGAATGTACAACAGAAATAAGAGTTTTTGGGAACCAAAAGCCAAATgcagataaaaagaaaagcaagtAGAAATGGACTTCCCCAAGAAATAGTTACACTATATTACTTACTACTACTCTAAaacattatatacatatacattcaGATAAAAGTTTACCAGACCCGGTTTCGGCTTTTGCCAAAGCTCTTCTCCGTCTTATTTACTTGACATGGCAATcataaggagaagaagcaaacacTTGATCTGGAACCACTAGAGGTAGCTTCTCTATATACACAAACAACCTCTTCTTATTCTCCCGCTCAATTGTATACATATTAACCGTATCGGATTTCTCCATTAACATCCATAAGTCCCCTGAGTTTACTCTCTTAAGACTGTCTCGGCAAAAAGGGCATGATTCTGACCTCCCGTGCCTGCAAGAAATCATCGGTTATTACTGATTCATCGATATTATACGAAAAAATAATGCAGAAATGACT from Arabidopsis thaliana chromosome 3, partial sequence includes these protein-coding regions:
- a CDS encoding F-box and associated interaction domains-containing protein (F-box and associated interaction domains-containing protein; CONTAINS InterPro DOMAIN/s: F-box domain, cyclin-like (InterPro:IPR001810), F-box domain, Skp2-like (InterPro:IPR022364), F-box associated domain, type 3 (InterPro:IPR013187), F-box associated interaction domain (InterPro:IPR017451); BEST Arabidopsis thaliana protein match is: F-box associated ubiquitination effector family protein (TAIR:AT3G47130.1); Has 1615 Blast hits to 1571 proteins in 48 species: Archae - 0; Bacteria - 0; Metazoa - 0; Fungi - 0; Plants - 1613; Viruses - 0; Other Eukaryotes - 2 (source: NCBI BLink).), whose amino-acid sequence is MKFGPNTTQIYIPLDLQINILLRLPVKSLLRFRCVSKLWCSIITSHDFRNRHFNITSSSAPPRLLIAFQDFYGEKLLLVSSPNPNVSSSSTSSCCVPYKDLSKVEINGRKVYNAVWGLTCFESRLKVGICNPSTRELHMFPQIKFKNYPDIFPCIMYFLGYDRIEDQYKVLAIDNLPWRLEYKVVPILRASRKDKGSPNISIIVSFDVRSETYKNSNVPSKLLPMDTSDNFWTANCNCFIGDKTLINYNGKIGVVEKPQHGRFRMWVVEDAEKEEWSMNTFYLPQSASGLDFKVMNTFYTGEICLVTEKISDPFCLFYYNLKTNSMRSVTYEGLLHMATFKQALQFSVSYHYESLVSLET